A genomic segment from Lineus longissimus chromosome 15, tnLinLong1.2, whole genome shotgun sequence encodes:
- the LOC135499499 gene encoding death-associated protein 1 homolog isoform X1, with protein sequence MSDAPPDKELKAGHAPAVKAGGKRITQHKHEKPAEMTKEEVEEFGPPDQPKPDLHKQELVIGGAQVKGDKEFPAAAIKAYHEKPQPSHKKTPAPQHHVIHQPMQRK encoded by the exons ATGTCAGACGCTCCACCAGATAAAGAGCTGAAGGCTGGTCATGCCCCAGCCG TAAAAGCTGGAGGTAAACGCATCACTCAACATAAACATGAAAAACCTGCTGAAATGACCAAGGAGGAAGTTGAGGAGTTTGGACCCCCTGA CCAGCCTAAGCCAGACTTGCATAAACAAGAGCTAGTGATAGGTGGTGCTCAGGTCAAG GGTGACAAGGAATTCCCGGCAGCCGCCATCAAAGCGTATCACGAAAAACCACAACCCTCCCACAAAAAGACACCCGCGCCTCAGCACCACGTAATCCATCAACCCATGCAGAGGAAATGA
- the LOC135499499 gene encoding death-associated protein 1 homolog isoform X2, whose protein sequence is MSDAPPDKELKAGHAPAVKAGGKRITQHKHEKPAEMTKEEVEEFGPPDQPKPDLHKQELVIGGAQVKGDREFQAEAVKAYHTAPQPTREKPHNTPAAQIHQPAKH, encoded by the exons ATGTCAGACGCTCCACCAGATAAAGAGCTGAAGGCTGGTCATGCCCCAGCCG TAAAAGCTGGAGGTAAACGCATCACTCAACATAAACATGAAAAACCTGCTGAAATGACCAAGGAGGAAGTTGAGGAGTTTGGACCCCCTGA CCAGCCTAAGCCAGACTTGCATAAACAAGAGCTAGTGATAGGTGGTGCTCAGGTCAAG GGTGACAGAGAATTCCAGGCAGAAGCGGTCAAAGCCTACCACACCGCCCCACAGCCTACGCGAGAAAAGCCCCACAATACCCCTGCCGCTCAAATACACCAACCTGCAAAACATTAG
- the LOC135499569 gene encoding serine/threonine-protein kinase PRP4 homolog, which translates to MEKKFERADTEEERKIRQLLREKSGQADGRKVDWMYKGHKPDREEYLLGKKITSLKDFEDDVPQAEKKVVPGALFDEEAISSRIQMDMNAKMREDPLFAIRRREENERKKLLQNPVKMKQLQKNLEMMQAKKKSEKHKQKKHKKKSGDSSNSDSDDELVIKYLQILKSKKASSRSGKSSSKHKHKKKKHKKKSGSSDSDSDDDITKKYLEILKQKKEKSENSSLKQKSEDSGKKRSRPSGSKPRSPAPRRKSRSPVRRRSKSPRRQPSRSPVKRRSRSPARRRSPFRRRSRSPVGRLQSPVKRRSKSPVKRRSRSPIRRSSRSPVRRRSRSPARKARSPVRKRSRSPVRKGSRRTSRSPMKKRSRSPVRRRRSSTNSSSRSPPRKKKTREEELEEKRREMMQNARDWEEERKTKVDKYRADDAKEEKEYMERTEKEADFVNPMMAEHAANSTVEDRIRRNRYKIQRTNVALESNFARK; encoded by the exons ATGGAGAAGAAGTTTGAGAGAGCCGACACAGAGGAGGAGAGAAAGATACGACAGTTACTCCGTGAGAAATCAGG CCAAGCTGATGGCAGAAAGGTTGACTGGATGTATAAAGGTCACAAGCCGGATCGAGAAGAATACCTTCTGGGAAAGAAAATCACTAGTTTGAAAGATTTTGAGGATGATGTTCCTCAGGCGGAGAAGAAAG TCGTTCCTGGTGCGTTATTTGATGAGGAAGCGATCTCCTCACGTATCCAGATGGACATGAATGCGAAGATGAGGGAAGACCCGTTATTCGCTATCAGACGACGTGAGGAGAACGAACGCAAGAAATTACTGCAGAATCCGGTTAAGATGAAACAACTACAGAAAAAT CTTGAGATGATGCAGGCAAAGAAGAAAAGTGAAAAACACAAGCAAAAGAAGCACAAAAAGAAATCAGGTGATTCTAGCAACTCggattctgatgatgaacttGTCATTAAATATCTTCAAATTCTCAAATCAAAAAAGGCCTCTAGTAGAAGTGGCAAATCCTCCTCAAAACATAAAcacaaaaagaagaaacatAAGAAAAAATCTGGTTCTAGTGACTCGGATTCTGATGATGACATAACAAAGAAATACCTCGAAATTCTAAagcaaaagaaggaaaaaagtgaaaactCATCATTAAAACAAAAGAGTGAGGACTCTGGTAagaaaaggtcaaggccatcaGGAAGTAAGCCGAGGTCACCTGCTCCAAGGCGAAAGTCAAGGTCACCTGTACGAAGGAGATCAAAGTCGCCGAGAAGACAACCCTCGCGGTCACCTGTCaagagaaggtcaaggtcacctgCTCGGAGGCGGTCACCGTTTCGGAGACGGTCACGGTCACCTGTTGGGAGGTTGCAATCGCCAGTGAAGAGAAGATCAAAGTCGCCAGTTaagagaaggtcaaggtcaccaatTAGGAGGAGTTCAAGGTCGCCAGTTAggaggaggtcaaggtcaccagcTAGAAAGGCTAGGTCACCTGTAAGGAAAAGATCAAGGTCACCTGTGAGAAAAGGATCACGTCGCACATCGAGATCACCTATGAAAAAAAGGTCAAGatcaccagtaagaagaaggagGTCAAGTACAAATAGTAGTTCAAGATCACCTCCAAGGAAGAAGAA AACTCGTGAGGAGGAATTGGAAGAGAAGCGACGTGAGATGATGCAGAATGCTCGAGACTGGGAGGAAGAGCGGAAAACAAAGGTGGACAAATATCGAGCAGACGACGCGAAGGAAGAGAAAGAATACATGGAGAGGACTGAGAAGGAGGCGGATTTTGTCAA TCCCATGATGGCCGAACATGCAGCAAACAGCACAGTGGAGGACCGAATACGCCGGAATCGATATAAGATCCAACGGACTAACGTAGCCTTGGAATCAAACTTTGCTAGAAAATAG
- the LOC135499588 gene encoding cell division control protein 6 homolog, which yields MATINFPARKITRAAGKRLQKSGILADLKSPPVNKSKAILKKPVVAPLSPMKMNLQDNVVALSPRKRSHTFDNKSNTELGVSPSKMRKENFPSPVKQQSPVKHIFNPVVGCPVANRKLDFCSSPSRPVAPPNSPMSAYTTPMTPTLSKLSISGKRILSSPKVTALRLARQDSKCYSDVKKVLHTALPERLLCRDREINEIRAFLDSHVANKKPGSLYISGAPGTGKTAVLSKLIEQQEDKVKTIFINCMSVRNSQDIYSKILCDLCGKEVSGKTVKQLSALLTRKLTSSGPMVTLVLDEMDQLDSKNQEILYSIFEWSALPKSRLVLIGIANSLDLTDRILPRLQSRPGFKPTLLNFTPYTRDQIVAILKDRLENASDVVDQSAVQFCARKVASVAGDMRKALDVCRRAVEKVETDVRSQQVFKTVTFDLTPQTSPVKVVCPKKITIAQVSNIAAEVYSSNAVTSKNQQGAIPLQQKLLICSLLLVMKQGKAKEVSFGKLRSAYCKVCKKRQVEPVDQSECFSLCGLLDSRGIIGLKKAKELILTKIRMRLDEKEVEYALQDKLLISSVLQAGL from the exons ATGGCTACAATTAATTTCCCTGCGCGGAAAATAACCCGTGCTGCTGGAAAGCGGTTGCAAAAGAGTGGAATTCTGGCAGATCTCAAATCACCACCGGTCAACAAGTCGAAAGCCATCCTGAAAAAGCCGGTCGTTGCACCCCTCTCGCCGATGAAGATGAATCTGCAGGATAATGTTGTGGCATTGTCACCAAGGAAGAGAAGTCACACTTTTG ACAACAAGTCGAACACAGAGCTCGGTGTTTCCCCCAGCAAGATGCGTAAAGAGAACTTTCCGAGTCCAGTAAAACAGCAGAGCCCAGTCAAGCACATCTTCAATCCAGTGGTCGGATGTCCTGTTGCCAATCGTAAACTCGACTTTTGTTCATCACCATCAAGACCTGTGGCGCCTCCAAACTCACCAATGTCTGCTTATACAACACCGATGACGCCGACCTTGTCCAAGTTATCGATTTCTGGTAAAAGGATATTGTCGTCTCCCAAGGTTACAGCGCTGAGGCTTGCAAGACAAGACT CCAAGTGCTATTCAGACGTCAAGAAAGTTCTCCATACTGCCCTGCCAGAGCGATTATTATGCCGAGATCGAGAAATCAACGAGATCCGAGCGTTCCTTGATAGTCATGTGGCCAATAAGAAGCCTGGTAGTCTGTACATATCTGGTGCACCTGGAACGGGAAAGACGGCTGTTTTATCCAAATTAATCGAGCAACAGGAAGACAAAGTGAAGACCATCTTCATCAACTGTATGTCGGTGAGGAACTCGCAGGACATTTATAGCAAGATATTATGTGATCTGTGTGGGAAGGAGGTCAGCGGGAAAACCGTCAAGCAGCTGTCTGCTCTGCTCACACGCAAGCTCACATCCAGTGGACCAATGGT TACGCTCGTGCTTGATGAGATGGATCAGCTCGACAGTAAGAACCAAGAGATCCTCTACTCCATTTTCGAGTGGTCTGCTCTCCCAAAATCTCGACTAGTCCTTATCGGAATCGCCAACTCTCTTGATCTCACAGACAGGATTCTCCCACGGTTACAGTCACGACCTGGGTTCAAGCCGACATTGTTGAACTTTACGCCGTATACCAGGGATCAGAttgtggccattttgaaagacAGGTTAGAAAAT GCCAGCGACGTCGTAGACCAATCAGCTGTCCAGTTCTGTGCGAGGAAGGTTGCATCTGTTGCCGGGGACATGAGGAAGGCTCTTGACGTCTGTAGACGCGCTGTCGAGAAGGTGGAGACAGATGTTCGATCACAGCAGGTCTTCAAGACcgtcacttttgacttgactccCCAAACGTCACCAGTTAAAGTCGTCTGCCCAAAGAAGATAACCATTGCACAAGTTTCCAACATCGCAGCGGAAGTTTACAGCTCCAATGCTGTTACGAGTAAGAACCAACAGGGGGCGATTCCACTGCAACAGAAGCTCCTCATCTGTTCATTGCTGTTGGTGATGAAACAGGGAAAAGCCAAGGAAGTGTCTTTTGGAAAG cttCGAAGTGCGTACTGCAAGGTCTGTAAGAAACGGCAAGTAGAACCtgtcgaccaatcagaatgcttCAGTCTTTGCGGCCTCCTCGATTCACGTGGAATCATCGGATTAAAAAAAGCAAAGGAGTTGATCCTTACGAAAATCAGAATGAGGCTGGATGAAAAGGAAGTAGAATACGCCCTTCAGGATAAATTGTTAATCTCGTCAGTTCTTCAGGCTGGATTATAG